A single genomic interval of Spinacia oleracea cultivar Varoflay chromosome 6, BTI_SOV_V1, whole genome shotgun sequence harbors:
- the LOC110799896 gene encoding uncharacterized protein has translation MKERSRKYAKSRRLANDVEDEGNDDEEDDEEDGEADVRRVGKKHPKHVGQNVRRYPEDEQHGLRKKHLKVIRKRRRGDTDDEEEQGKPVKKKLLLKKKVGKIVDKERRKGKSPLKDKGMTKRGKNRRVFLRVPIPQHPMSRGEYAKCHDVVVATQRANCDRKQPSVICRTDAFSKIIAGFDDSRRACVQKMGFGGLLELKISKLPRQLCYWLMTRLDGVNSYLVGGDGHVLPITPGHWEDVFGLRNSGLPVPEKDSDLPAGKALAYAVKYGEKNPANNKTTVLISNATRVLLGPLDKLGNLVPLANQRQRTEFMENFMIVLMGQILCPSTDGANMSTKLLGAVCVAKDADQYNWCEFCHKWLLDYAITCQRKLEVQGYAAGTGGCVLFLLVFYLDRLCRLPVRWDEFPRLKVWTEEEVEKVKLHDRKPTEDYGRLSTVDVVYREPHPLFGERRPLAEEVANLDCLIPQSIIVKSFKADERLMSVMVVKKFGTPDCVMERMAPLLQDLRAVIREQVIIRRLGAKESVAEKDPSPGVAEKDPSPASSSHRQISDNAYIDVDGEPMAVDKSVNKVLSELDVIVLEEDETDNVQHTVEQPLGGEENVFVNYQSLPVEQPVFEFLHVPVVVAVQNEPMEEAEQVQQGPPQQVVELVQNEPMEAEQLQKGPPQQAPPQQVVELVQHLEAMQNEPMEALPQHEPQQEPRHEPVQQGHTEGDQGGPQEEGPVVPVVQQEADPHGPIEEPPQNDFVEPQNHVLEDPENEDEEDGEEGDEEDGEEDDEEDGEEGDEDEEDVGNTADQDKPGDDDDENQGANGGTTGEAEGADNAEGPGADGTENTRGGGEGLDHGAVHGSNPEDFDGAEPGGDGQVRTRIKAARPKPSPKPRTPTKRSRKPSEKAIAMRTTRQRLGIRMTKADSSILKYVEAYDTKKKAGGAMLIECDGNDANQQMCYSVVHPRSYVNSQYVRTIAYLYNREWASEFPKSCRRLMLDSMFAHQKLKTKETYAGLLKKWSQPLRKVVSSDISVVFVPVVENEHWWCVAFALKDQKIWFIDSMYKNPAAEHSAELKKLIPAVDYVLLETDKEFNASPTWQTKQMGKWPLDVVGFPDYNDNHACRVVMLMAIRETANAFKKSMHVGEIGAARKALFLSHLNSDYNSCRPLIPEIIATHCR, from the exons ATGAAAGAGCGCAGTAGGAAGTATGCTAAGAGCAGGCGTTTAGCTAATGATGTAGAGGATGAAGGAAATGATGATGAAGAGGATGACGAGGAAGATGGAGAAGCTGATGTCCGTAGAGTGGGGAAGAAGCATCCGAAGCATGTAGGCCAAAATGTTAGGCGGTATCCTGAAGATGAACAACATGGGTTGAGGAAGAAACATTTGAAGGTGATTAGGAAGAGGCGTCGTGGGGATACTGATGACGAGGAAGAACAGGGGAAGCCTGTGAAGAAGAAGTTGTTGCTGAAGAAAAAGGTTGGTAAGATTGTTGATAAAGAGCGTAGAAAAGGAAAGTCTCCTCTTAAAGATAAGGGAATGACTAAGAGAGGCAAGAATAGGAGAGTGTTTCTGCGG GTTCCAATCCCCCAACATCCAATGTCTAGGGGTGAATATGCCAAGTGTCATGATGTTGTAGTTGCTACCCAAAGGGCTAATTGCGATCGCAAG CAACCGAGTGTTATATGCCGCACTGATGCTTTCTCAAAGATCATTGCTGGATTTGATGACTCTAGAAGAGCCTGTGTGCAAAAAATGGGGTTTGGAGGATTGTTGGAGTTGAAAATATCCAAGCTTCCGAGGCAGCTTTGTTATTGGCTGATGACCAGATTGGACGGAGTCAACAGTTATCTGGTAGGTGGTGACGGGCATGTGTTGCCGATCACACCTGGCCATTGGGAAGATGTGTTTGGTTTGAGGAACAGCGGGCTTCCCGTCCCTGAAAAGGATTCTGATTTGCCGGCTGGAAAAGCTCTAGCGTATGCAGTGAAGTATGGTGAGAAAAACCCTGCAAACAACAAGACCACAGTACTGATATCCAACGCAACTCGCGTGTTGTTAGGTCCCTTGGACAAGCTCGGCAACTTAGTGCCGCTCGCAAATCAACGTCAAAGGACTGAGTTCATGGAGAACTTCATGATTGTGCTAATGGGACAGATTCTTTGTCCTTCTACTGATGGTGCAAACATGTCGACGAAACTGCTAGGTGCTGTATGTGTTGCAAAGGACGCAGATCAGTATAACTGGTGTGAGTTTTGTCACAAATGGCTGCTAGACTACGCGATCACATGCCAGCGGAAGCTAGAAGTTCAGGGTTATGCGGCTGGGACTGGTGgttgtgttttgtttttgttg GTTTTTTATCTAGATCGTTTATGTCGGCTTCCTGTCCGTTGGGACGAGTTCCCCAGACTAAAAGTCTGGACTGAGGAGGAAGTGGAGAAGGTGAAACTTCATGATAGGAAGCCTACTGAAGACTATGGGAGGTTATCG ACGGTTGATGTTGTTTACCGGGAGCCCCATCCTCTATTTGGAGAAAGAAGGCCGTTGGCAGAAGAGGTTGCTAATCTG GACTGCTTAATCCCCCAAAGTATTATTGTGAAGTCTTTTAAAGCAGATGAAAGACTTATGAGTGTCATGGTGGTTAAGAAATTTGGTACACCGGACTGT GTTATGGAAAGGATGGCCCCCTTACTGCAAGACCTCCGTGCCGTGATACGAGAACAAGTAATCATACGCAGGCTGGGGGCAAAGGAAAGTGTTGCTGAAAAAGATCCCTCCCCTGGTGTTGCTGAAAAAGATCCCTCCCCTGCTAGCAGTTCCCATCGCCAAATCAGCGATAATGCTTATATTGACGTGGATGGTGAGCCAATGGCGGTGGATAAGTCGGTCAACAAGGTCCTGAGTGAGTTAGATGTCATTGTACTGGAGGAGGATGAAACAGACAATGTGCAACACACAGTGGAACAACCATTGGGAGGTGAAGAAAATGTGTTTGTGAATTACCAGTCCTTGCCTGTGGAGCAGCCCGTGTTTGAGTTTCTGCATGTTCCAGTAGTGGTGGCCGTGCAGAATGAGCCTATGGAGGAGGCAGAGCAAGTGCAGCAGGGCCCCCCACAGCAAGTGGTTGAGCTAGTGCAGAATGAGCCTATGGAGGCAGAGCAACTGCAGAAGGGACCCCCACAGCAGGCCCCCCCACAGCAAGTGGTTGAGCTAGTGCAGCACTTGGAGGCCATGCAGAATGAGCCTATGGAGGCACTGCCGCAACACGAGCCACAACAAGAGCCACGTCATGAGCCTGTCCAGCAAGGTCATACCGAGGGAGACCAAGGCGGACCACAAGAAGAAGGGCCAGTGGTGCCTGTTGTGCAGCAAGAGGCAGACCCCCATGGCCCAATAGAAGAGCCACCACAAAATGATTTTGTGGAGCCACAAAATCATGTTTTGGAGGACCCCGAAaacgaagatgaagaagatggcGAGGAAGGTGATGAAGAAGATGGCGaggaagatgatgaagaagatggCGAGGAAGGTgacgaagatgaagaagatgtTGGTAATACCGCGGATCAAGATAAAcctggtgatgatgatgatgagaacCAAGGAGCAAATGGTGGTACAACGGGTGAAGCTGAAGGTGCAGATAATGCAGAGGGTCCAGGTGCCGATGGGACCGAGAATACAAGGGGTGGGGGTGAAGGTTTGGACCATGGTGCTGTTCATGGTTCCAATCCTGAAGATTTTGATGGTGCTGAACCAGGTGGTGATGGTCAGGTGAGAACAAGAATAAAGGCAGCGAGGCCTAAACCTAGTCCCAAACCCCGCACTCCGACAAAGAGATCCCGTAAGCCTAGTGAGAAGGCAATAGCAATGAGAACAACTCGTCAACGACTAGGTATTAGAATGACGAAGGCAGACAGTTCTATTTTGAAGTACGTAGAGGCTTACGACACCAAAAAGAAAGCAGG AGGGGCTATGTTGATTGAATGTGATGGGAACGACGCAAACCAGCAGATGTGTTACTCGGTTGTTCACCCCAGGTCCTATGTGAATTCCCAGTATGTTCGTACAATTGCATATCTCTACAACCGGGAGTGGGCTAGTGAATTTCCAAAGAGTTGTCGCAGACTTATGCTTGACTCTATGTTTGCA CATCAAAAGCTAAAGACGAAAGAAACATATGCTGGGTTGTTGAAGAAGTGGTCGCAACCACTTAGGAAGGTGGTCTCCTCGGATATTTCTGTG GTTTTTGTTCCAGTTGTCGAAAACGAACACTGGTGGTGTGTTGCTTTTGCACTCAAAGACCAGAAGATATGGTTCATTGACAGCATGTATAAAAATCCCGCTGCAGAGCATTCTGCggaattaaagaaattg ATACCTGCCGTTGACTACGTCTTACTGGAGACTGACAAGGAGTTTAACGCATCCCCGACATGGCAGACTAAGCAAATGGGGAAATGGCCCCTGGATGTTGTTGGTTTTCCTGATTATAATGACAA TCATGCATGCAGGGTTGTGATGCTTATGGCGATCCGGGAGACTGCTAATGCTTTCAAAAAGTCAATGCATGTG GGGGAGATAGGCGCTGCCCGAAAGGCTCTGTTCTTGTCCCATTTGAATTCAGACTACAACTCTTGCCGTCCATTGATACCGGAGATAATTGCTACCCATTGCCGTTGA